The window TAAAAGGGCAGCTAGAGGAatccttgtggtgatggaaaCTTCTTGTATCTTGACTGCACCAATGTCAATATTCTGATGGCAAGATGTTACTACTGGGGGAAAATGAGTAAACAATACTTGGGATCTCTCTACATGGTTTCTTACAACTCTACATGAATCTACCatgttctcaaaataaaaagtttaattaaaaaaatgtttttagagatagggtcttgctgtgtcacccaggctggagtgcgggggcTGGATCGTAGCTTACTGCAATCTCGAACTGCTGAGCctttcaagcgatcctcccacctccgcctcccaaagcactgggattacaagcgtaagccaccaagcccatcccaaatatttacttaaaaaaaaaaaaacacacacacaccttctttTGGCCAGTTATCCCAGGACGGGAAATCTATCTCAGGAATATAATccgaaagaaaacaaaaaccaaaacaaaatcgAAAAAAAGCACGTCGAATGTACCAGATATTCACTACAGCATTATTTaaaacagggaaaaaagaaacaatcagggAAATACTTAAATCATGATACAGCCACTGGAGAACTACACAGTCTTTGATGCCGTAACAGAGAAATGTTATTTGAAAAAGGAGgatacaggccaggcgcagtggctgacgcctgtaaccccagcacattgggaggccgaggtgggtggcatCACtcgagctcagaagttcaagaccagtgtgagcaacacagtgaaatcccatctctaccaaaaatacaaaaaaaaaaaaaaaagaaaagaaaaaagaagaagaaaaaagaaaaaaaaaaattagccgggcgtggtggcatgtatttagagtcccagctactcgggaggctgaggtgggagcatggcttgaggctgggaggcagaggttgcagtatgcagaaacctcgtctcaaaaaagaaaagaaaaaggatacgAAATTGTGATACAACTCTGTGAAGACTACTAGACACATTACAACATTTTTAATAGTAGTACTCTACATGGCATTCTGGTAGAAACGATTTCCTTTCCTCAAACTCCCCGTAATAATGTTTTTATACGGTCTGGGGGATGGGAGATAACATTAAATGACACTTTTTATATCACAAACGCTGGAGTCAATAAAAGTTCTTTAAATTCCTCCAGCAGTAGAGCAAACTCGGTATTCCAATTCTGTCTAGGCTTTGACCAAGAGCGCACCCGAGGGCCACCGCCTTCGTGATCCCAAGCGGGTGTGACTGGGCACCGGTTGGTCCACTGCGGCTGTTCCAACGCTGCCCTCACAGCCTCACCCCAGGACTCCACCAGGAGCACAGGGAAGGGGTCCCCGAGAGTGGGCGAGGTCGCTGCCCGGAGGTAGTGACCACTCCAAGGTCACCATGGAGAACCCACAGACAGAGCTCGGCATGGCCCAGGACTCCCCGACTCTAAGTCCAGGTCTCGCTCTCTGTGCCGCGCCCCTCGTCCCATCCCGAGCAGCTACCCCCAAGCTCCCAGGGGCTCCGCCGAGGCGAAGCCTCACATTGCGGCTTGGCGGCCGACAAGACCCGCGACCCTGATCTCGGCACCTCCACGCCACCGCCCGGGGGCCAAGACCCCCGAGCACCGCAACATAGCGTAGCCCAGACCGGTTCCCTCATCCTTTTTCGCCCTCTCAACCCAGCTTTTCCCGACTCCGGGAAGAACCGGGAAGAGAAGGCGGAGGGGAGCGAAGCGCCGCCTGATAAATACTGTGGCCCAGTCCCGCCCCCGAAACGTCACATCCGCCCCGTGCCAAGATGGCGGCGCCCAGGCCGTGCCACGCAGACTTCCGCCCGGTGCGGAGACCTAAAGCTGGCAGCGGGTCGCGTCGCAGGTGAAGTGGTGACGCGCGGTGTGGAGCCGCGGCCCGGGTGCGCCCCTGCCTGGTTCCTGGGCGGGGTTCCTGGAGAGAGGGCGTGTCGCGAGCCAAAGGCTCTCACCTGGGTGGTCCCGGGAATCTCGCCACGTGGGAGGGGAGGAGCTGAGAGGCCACTGGAGGGACGCACCGACTTGGGGACCGGAAAGCAAGGGGGTTGGGTTCCGCCAGGGTCCGCGTGTCAGTACACTCTGGTAATCTCGTCGCCCCTTCTCTCCCAGGCAACATGTCGGAAGGAAACGCTGCCGGCGAGCCCAGCACTGCAGGAGGGCCCCGACCCCTCCTGACGGGGGCCCGGGGGCTCATCGGGCGGCGGCCGGCGCCTCCCCTCACCCCCGGCCGCCTTCCCTCCATCCGTTCCAGGGACCTCACCCTCGGGGGAGTCAAGAAGGTATCCAACGGCGCGTTTCTAAAGAAACTCAACTACCTTGAATTCCAAGCCCCGGCATTCAACTGATGTTTGTGCagggcctactatgtgtcaggagTGTCGTTGGGCCTCAAGCCTACCCCTCTTTAAATTCTAGGGAGCCTGTCCTATCTTCAAATCTAGGTACTGAGTACAAAATGTTGAAATGATTCCCAGAGGTGGTTGAAAGACAGAGAATCCTAATAAGTTAAAGTCGTTCAAAAGCAATTTGAACAGTGTTTATTTACTCTTATTGTGTGTTTGGACGTCTTTAAGAAACCCATGAAAGCCAGGCAGGCATAAACTTCACAGTCTTAGAGGGTTCAGAATTCACCATCTCAGTGTGCAAACTTGTTATCTAGAGTATCGTGAATCCCAGGCATGGCATTCGAGGCTCTGTGGCCTCTCCCATGTGTATATGACTGTGGATGTCAAGAGTAGCCCAGAAAGGGGTGGGGTCAGGATGACAGAAGAATAAAGcaggtttttggtgtttttttttgagacgaagtctcgcccTTGTCCCCCaaactggagtgtaatggcatgatcttggctcactgcaacctctgcctcccgggtttgagcgattctcctgcctcagcctcctgagtagctgggattacaggtgcctgccatgtccagctgatttttgtatttttagtagacacaaggtttcaccatgttggccaggctgttcttgaacccctgaccttgtgatccagccgcctcggcttcccaaagtgctgggattacaggcgtgagccaccgctcccggccaaaaaaagcagtttttttttgtttgtttgttttgttttgtttttaacggagtctctttctgtcgcccaggctgtagcacagaggcaccatctcagctcactgcaacctccacctcccggggttcatacgattctcctccctcagcctcccgagtagctgggattacagaggcctgccactgcacctggctaatttttgtagtttttagtagagacagggtttcaccatcttggccaggctgatcttgaactcctgacctcatgatccacctgccttggcctcccaaagtgctgggattacaggcgtgagccaccacgcccggacatAAAGCAGTCTTTAAAAACCTAACTTTGCCGtggaaaatatggaaaaacaCTGCCAACACTGATTGAGAGTGTTGGCAGATCTGTGGCCTTCCCTACTTAGGCCTTGCTGCTAGAGATGTTCCCCCATGATACTGACTGGTCTCTATAGCAGTTTGAAGATAAGAGGTGAGACCAGAGAAATTCCTTTGCTTTTAGAAGTCCCAGAGGACCTTCTTTCAGGATCTTCTTTCCCAAGGCTGCTGGTTAAAAATGGTTTTTGGTTCCCCTTTCTTCTATGCGTAACTCCACTGCCACCACACCATGATGTTCCTTCTTTTCAGGCACACGTGTATCTATAAAACTGACAGCACTGTGGAATGTGCCAAAGAGAGTCATGGTGGCCATGGTCTGTAGAAGATGCCCGTtgggaatttttattttcctctgtacTTTGGGGTCAGAACCTAACACATCAGTGACTCCTGTATTTTGCTTTCAGAAAACCTTCACCCCAAATATCATCAGTCGGAAGATCAAGGAAGAGTAAGTAGCTAGTCCTTCTGAATACTTGCCCCTTGTTTACTTGCTCTGAATTTGGGGCTTTGGGGAGAAGTAACTAGGTTTGTGGctccaaaatttaaatttatatctttAGTTCTTTTCACTAGTGATTTTCAACCCTGGCtcctaggtgattctaatgtgcaagctttaaaaaaaaaaatactgctgtcTAGGGTTCCATCTCTAGAAATTGTGATTTAACTTGTTGGCAGTAGAATGGAGTGATTCTCTTTGATGGCCCGAGTTGAGAGCCAATAGTTTAAACAAAGATGTATCACGCTTTCCCTGAAGTTCCTTTGCATTTCTGCCTTCCTGCTTTCAGTCCCAATGCAAACCAAAATCTACATTTTTGGACAAGAACGTAAAGTAAAGCAAACTGAAAAAATCCTGCCTCATCAAGGAAGTGAGAAAAGTGCTAGAATTAGGATTGGATTCTGCTTCTCATGGTGTAATTATTGGCTCAAACTTTCCGCTGTcttggagtgaagtggtatggGAGAGTAAGGCCAGTTTTTGGAGACACAATGAGTGAGTGGTTTCCCTTAATCCATTCTTTTTTCCAGGCCTAAGGAAGAAGTAACTGTCAAGAAGGAGAAGCGTGAAAGGGACAGAGACCGACAGCGAGAGGGGCATGGACGAGGACGAGGCCGCCCAGAAGTGATCCAGTCTCACTCCATCTTTGAGCAGGGCCCAGCtgaaatgatgaagaaaaaaggTACAAGGAAGGAATCAGTGAATTTCAGTTCAGACTGCCCAAGAGAAGGGCGAGAGCAGTGGAATTTCCCCACTCCCAGTTCAGTTTTCCTTGCTGTTGGCATCTTCCTTATTGATCCCTAGTGACCTGGGTGATTTCCCACAGGGAACTGGGATAAGACAGTGGATGTATCAGACATGGGACCTTCTCACATCATCAAcatcaaaaaagagaagagagagacagacgaAGAAACTAAACAGATCTTGCGCATGCTGGAGAAGGACGATGTGGGTACCAGGAGGCTGTGGGGAAGGGGCTTCCTTGTGGCTGTAGAACAGGGCTTCTGGGGAGCCAGGTGAGGGGCAGAAGAGCTCACTGATGTCCTGGAATCCTGGGGAGCAGCGGGAATCTTTGGTTAGAAAGGGACTAAAGCAGACTTTAGTCCAGGTGCATGTGCTAGCAGGCTGGATGACTCAGACTCTTTTTGGCAGTTCCTCGATGACCCCGGGCTGAGGAACGACACTCGAAATATGCCTGTGCAGCTGCCGCTGGCTCACTCAGGGTggctttttaaggaagaaaatgacGAACCAGATGTTAAACCTTGGCTGACTGGCCCCAAGGAAGAAGACATGGAGGTGGACGTACCTGCTGTGAAAGGTACTCTTGTCAGTTAACTTCTCATCTCCAATTCCATGGCTGCTCCCCAGGAATCCTGTGCATCAGGCATCCTTTGCATGTGTCCCTGACTACTGCTCATGAGCAGGTCCTCCCATCCCGGCTGTAAGATACATGAGCTGAACAAAGATGCCCGATTCTCCCTCGCAGAGGGTTCCTGTGTTGGCATGGAGCGGTGGGCCCAGCCTCAGATGTCGCTTTTTAGATAAGTCAGGCGAGATTTAAACATGTTGTCTCTTGCCCCTCTCTATAACCAGTGCCCCCTTCCCACTCCCTGGCTGAGTGACAGTGGAGCAGACGGGGGCAAAGGGCTGGTAACAGTGAGCTGGTATGGAGGGTGGTCACGTGATAGCATTCCATTTCTATCACCTGGGCAGTGAAAGAGGAGCCACGAGATGAGGAAGAGGCCAAGATGAAGGCTCCTcccaaagcagccaggaagaccccaggcctcccaaaggatGTATCCGTGGCAGAGCTGCTCAGGGAGCTGAGCCTCACCAAGGAGGAGGAACTACTGTTTCTGCAGCTGCCAGACACCCTCCCTGGCCAGCCGCCCACCCAGGATATCAAGCCCATCAAGACAGAGGTGCAGGGTGAGGATGGACAGATGGTGCTCATCAAGCAGGAGAAAGACCGGGTATGCTCAGGCAGAGGCCTGTGGGATAGAGTCGGGGACTAAGAGGGGAAGTGGTGACCTGTAGCGGGAAGCAAAGCCGTGCCACCCTGGCTGAAATGGACAATAATGGGTGGTTTTTCTTGATGCCTGCAAGAGCCATGGGGCTTTGTACCTCCAAccccaattgtgtgtgtgtgttgcaggggTGTGTGTTCACTTCTTACaaggaaatatttcaaagacatacaaatgagaGAAcatatggccaggtgcggtggctcatgcctctaatcctagcgctttggaaggccgagacgggaggatcacttgagcccaggagattgggactggcctgggcaacatggtggcaCCATGgctaatacaaaaactagccaggcatggtggtgcgtgcctgtagtccctgctacttgggaggctaaggtggggggatggcttgagcccaggaggcagaggttgcagtgagccaagatcgcaccaccacaccccaatCTGGGTGAAACagtcagaccttgtctcaaaaaaaaatgagaacataaaCTGCCATGTACCAGAACTCAGCTTCAGCAGTTACTGATATTTTGtccatttatgtatttgtttgctaTGGGTTTTGTATTTTAACCATAGCAGACAGCCCTAGGAGAAGGCACTCTTTGGGGAGCTCATTCTGACCTTTGCTGTGCCTTTCTCTTGGGGAGTAGAAGGGGGTTTATGAAAGATGGAGGAAAGAGCTGCTAGCCCAGTGTCCATCTTCTGGTTTTCTGCGTAGGAAGCCAAGCTGGCAGAGAATGCTTGTACCCTGGCTGACCTGACAGAGGGTCAGGTTGGCAAGCTACTCATCCGCAAGTCTGGAAGGGTGCAACTCCTCCTGGGCAAGGTGACTCTGGATGTGACCATGGGAACAGCCTGCTCCTTCTTGCAGGTAAGAGCCTCCTTAGGGCAAGGGAGGGACCCTTTAAGGAGTGGAGGAGGATTGAAGAGCCAGTGCTAAATAAGGGAGGGAGTTTCTGGGAGTATCATGTCCCCATTCACAGCTCTACATGCTGGGCACGTGGTGGTGGTTCTCATCACTGTCTCTGTCCATTGGCAGGAGCTGGTGTCCGTGGGCCTTGGAGACAGTAGGACAGGGGAGATGACAGTCCTGGGACACGTGAAGCACAAACTTGTATGTTCCCCCGATTTTGAATCCCTCTTGGATCACAAACACCGGTAAAATGAGCAGATGGAGGAGGACGGTGCCTGTGCCCACGGCTGCTGCCTGCTCCAGATATTTTGTTCTTGAATCTGTGAGACCCAGAAGGGGCCCACTGAgcccacccacttcagcctttgGCAGCCATTGTCCCAGGTCCCCCAGGGCTTCCTCCCATAGCAGCTGTAAATGGCACAGTGAACCTTCCTGCAGCATGGAGATGGCACATCCTTGCTGCTGGGGACTTGGCCctgctatttatttttgtatttatgtcttAATCTCATCCACTGATGCATCCTCCCAAGGTAGGTGGGGAGGGTCTGTGGGTAGGGGCTGGCTTCTCTTGGTGCCTGCTGGGCCGCCGGGGCAGGAAGCGTGAGGACTGCAACTTCTACTGgtgctccctccttcctcccggAGGCGGCATAGAAGAGAGCGCAAGGATTGAGTCTGAGACTTAAGCTCTCGGTCCAAGCTGGCCAGTTCCTGGTTCTGTGTCCTTGGACAAACTacctaacctttctgagcctcctaTTCCTCATCCGACACAAATGGGGATGATACCTACCTCCCAGGGTTTGGGTGAGGATTCATGGGCTGTTATAGATGAAAACTGCACAAGGCCACGCACAAGGCCAGAaccagcaggcactcaataaatattcatgtcCTTTTTCTCTACCTGAGtctattttcaaacaaaatagaGATTTCAAGTCTCCCAGAAGCAGTGACTAGAGCTCTCCCGTCCCCACTCTTGCCCCTTCCTGTTTTATATCCTGTCCTCACCCCGGGCCTGATGCCCTAAATTTATGGTGTCAGGCTGTTCTATGCCTTTTTCTCCTGGCTCGTCTTAGCCAGGTGCCTCCTGTGTGAGTTACTGTAATCGCTGCAGgtaacagaaaggaagaagtcagagACTTCCTCCCAGCACCCTGCAAAAGCCTTTGGGGGACATGTTGGGCCCAGGACATGTTCCCCATACTCTTTCCTTTGCAGTTATTACTCATGTATGAGCTGGAGTCATATATTGCTAACAACAAAACTAAACCCTTGGTAAGAGAAGTTAGGGATATATTGAATAATGGCCTCTTTGACACTTGGCTGATGATACCCACTTCAAAAACTTTGGGTTACAGAGGCCGGCCTCTGTCTCCTGTCCTAGCACTGCCAGAGCCACCTACTCAGGGTTACTTTTTTGGGTCTGTGATCCTGTTCCCTTTACCAGGTCATTGTACTGTGTTGTCCCTGGAGGAATAGCTTCTCCTCTTGTCTTGACAGTAGGGCTGGTATTTTCCCTGGTTCAGCTGGGGAGACATTTGCAGGTTAGAAAAAAGTCTCATGTGGCGGCCTGTGTGGCTGTTAGATACTGATGGCACAGCTTCCCTTTGCTGGTGTCGTGGCACATGGCCTCTGGGACAGTATGAACCACAGGGGCCCAGGAAGAACCGTttcccctccacccccatccctgATTCCTAGTGGCCCCTTAGATTTTGGGTACATCTTCCTTCAGGCTCACCTTCCTTTTCAAAGTTCCTCAAGCCTGTAACTCATTTGTCAAGGCTGGGCTTTTCCTATAAAGCCCTCAACCTGCCCAGCCAGCAGCTGTGAGGCTGACTGACTATTTGGTGACCACATTGCCCTTTCCGGCGCTGAAGCTCATGTCAGCTCCATTGGATAGTGTTGTTCTGGGCTCTTCACGTTGTAGAGGACTGGAGCAGAAAGGGTTCCTTGGAAACCTGTGCCGGGAAGCCCTGTTTGGTTGAAGGCTAAGCTTTGGTTAGTTCTGGGCTCCAGCCTTTCTTCCTTTAAATAGCTGATGTACAGCCAGCAGGTCTCCATTCTcatcctctctgttctgtttctttggttcAGAAATACTCTTCTGCTTTTTTTGGATGAACTCAATGGCCTGATGTTAGATATTGGGTGTTTTTCAATCTTCAGTTTTCTGACTCTTCCAGGAAAGTTTGAGGAAGAACCTGTACTGCTTTCACGTTCATTTTGCCCGTTCAGATGTCTTGACTTGAACCTTATGACTCTGTATCAAAGTCCGCACAACCTGTCTCTAGATCACTGATGCACAAATTAGGTCTCATCAATAAGTGTGGGTAAAGAGAGGAGAGTCCGCCGCCTTTGTCGGGCCTGTGAGGCATGCATTTCTACCAAGGAATACAGACAAATGACAGAGGAGAAGAGCCCAAAGCCAAATTCATACATGAGTGCAAGTGGATGCAAATTTGCTGCTACCTGCATCTGTGTATACGCTTTCTGTGAAATACAGAAAGAAGGAACAATAGGCTTGCACACTTTTCTAACTACATGATTAAGTGGCAGAGTCCGGGCTATCGAGTCACGGTTAGGTTTGAATCTGACTCCACCAGTAACTTGGgttggaaaaaaatcacttatccTCTTTAagcttgattttatttattttatgtaagagTGAGACACTAGTAGCTTAATAGGGTTGCTTTTAAGTTAGAGTGAACATGAGGCATTTATTCAGTGCCAGGCAGATAACTGTCTATAACGGGATGTGATCAGCACAAGTAACAGAAAATTAGCCTGACGGTGGCCTAAGCAATGAGAATGTTTATCTCACATAGCAAGAAGTCTGTAAATAGATAGTTCTAGAGTTGGGTGGAAGCCAAAATGTCATCACAATTTCCTTGGAACCATTTGCTCTGCCATCCTCAGTGTTGCAAAGTGGCGGCTCCTGTGCCAAGCATCATTCTCCAAATGACGTTGTCCACAGCCAGAGTGGACAGTAGTAAAGGAGCATTCTTATTCTGTCCTTATCCGGGAAGAACCGTCAGCAGCTCCAGCAGCCTCACCCCTGTCTCTTTACAGAGTGGGCTGCATGCCCACTCTCGGACCGGGCCCTGGCAAAGGGGGATGGGTCGACTAGTGCATCCCCTGTGCGTCCCCTGGCACTGAGCACACTTGCCCTTGAGCTGGGGTTTTGTTAGTAGGGAGGAAGCTGGAGTGGCAGTTGGATAGACCATTCACAGTAGCTATTGCCATGTTCAAAAAATACCACAATGTAAAATCATTAAGTATTCATCTAggcctagatttttaaaatgtttagttaCCTGTTATTCTACTAAAAtcagttttaacattttagtgtatattattatattttagatttagcaggtacatgtgcatgttagttttgttttgttttgttttttgagatggagtctcgctctgtcgcccagtggtgtgatcttggctcactgcaactctgcctcccaggttcaagtgatcctcccgcctcagcccccaaatagctgggattaccggcgcgtgccaccacacctggctaatttttgtatttttagtagagatgggggtttcatcatgttggccaggctggtctcaaactcctcacctcaagtgatctacctgcctcagcctcccaagtgctgggattacaggcatgagccaccacgcccagccacgtgtgcatgtttgtgtataTTGCGTACTGGTGGGGATTAGGCTTCTGTCATACCTATCAcctaaatagtgaacattgtactcAGTAACTTTTCAACCCTTGCCACTCTTCTACTCACCCCCTTTTGGAGTGCCCAGTGTTTGCTATTTCCGTCTTTATGTCCATAGGTacccattatttagctcccacttataagtgagaacatatgctatttgattttctgtttctgagtacACTTAGGATAATAACCtcaagctccatccatgttgctgcaaagaacatgatttcattatattttatgactGCTCATGTATATTATTTCAGCctttaaaattttgtatgttatttataATGATATAAATTATGTGGTTTTATCGTGTACTCTATCTCACTCAAAAATACGTACAAttctttggtcccagctactctggagctgaggtgggaggatcacttgagtccaggagttcaagaccagcctgggcaacagagagagaccttgtctctgaaaaatagATAATATGCACCCACAAGCACACACATCCGGTTCTTCCACGTTAATGAGTATCTTGTGTTTCACATACTTCTGAATTAGCTGAAGGAATTAAAGGTAGCATCTTTTAATCCTCAGACCGCCCTGCGTGGTCCGATTGAATTGGGCACTCAGCACTAGGCTCTTCAAAGGGAAAGGGTTTTCTTTCTTAGGACAGTACACAGTAAAAGAGTGGCACCCACGCTGTTCATCCAGTGCTCCAAACCCCAGTCCTGGTGTCAGATACTTCCACATTTGGGGCATTTCCCCTCGAGATGGTGGTGGCTAGCAACAAATGATGTGAACATGTCTCTTGGATTGTGGTTCGGCCACACAAGGCCCCACTGAAGTTCTACAGGTGGAGTGTGGGGTCCAGAAGGGGCTCAGGTCTTAGGGGTGTCATCTGAAAAAACAGAGATGGTGATGGGATGCTAGCTTTAGGAGCCCTCTGCCGTGGCCACTTTCTGCCTCCGCTCTTCTGAAACATTTCTCCTGTTCCCTTCCATTGGGGTAAACACTGATCTATCTCCCCAAAAACTGAGTCAGAAGTTGGACTTTGTTATTTGGCTCATCTACATTTAAGATCtagtcagaaaaaaatgcagtCTTCACATCTAGAAAGcttacatgaaagaaaaagaaaaatgcagtctTGATCACTGTTGGCCTGGAGACTTTATCTTATGTATATTCCAGGGCATGCATGAGGTTTCACTGGACAAGTAGAAACCATTCTAGGTATTCTATGCAGAAAGAGTTAATACAGGAAGAGAAGTTTATAGACTCGTTGGAAGGCTGGAGGAATGAGCCATAGGTTGAGCATCCAGGAATCAGAACCCCGTAGAACAGATGGTGAGGGAGCTACACCCTCTTCCACAATCAGGAGGGTGGAGACTCAAGCTCGACCGAGTTCTAGAACACAACACACTGCCACAGTTGCCAGCCAGGGATGAGGGAATCCCACAGCCCCAACTGCCTCTGGGGAACCACACAGCTGTACCTGGACCCTGGCACACCTGAAGAAagtgcctgctgtgtgctaggcacCCTGCAGGAGTTAGGAAAGCAGTGGTTAAACAAAGGGCTGTGTCCTGCTGGAGGAGCCTGTGCTCtagtgagggagacagaggaTACGCTTAAGGAAGAAGGTTAAAAGGTGACAAGAGTTTGGGAACCTGCAGGGAGCAGGGGATTCTGGGTGGTGCCGGGCATGTTGCAGCAAGTAGGGTAGACCTCCTTGAGACAGTATAGTTTGAGGAAGTGAACCAGCGGGATCTGATGCAGGTGGGGAGAGTGCTGTGGGCTGAGTGAAGAGTCAGACAGACTGGCTGGAgctgagggagagagagggc of the Chlorocebus sabaeus isolate Y175 chromosome 8, mChlSab1.0.hap1, whole genome shotgun sequence genome contains:
- the POLR3D gene encoding DNA-directed RNA polymerase III subunit RPC4, whose protein sequence is MSEGNAAGEPSTAGGPRPLLTGARGLIGRRPAPPLTPGRLPSIRSRDLTLGGVKKKTFTPNIISRKIKEEPKEEVTVKKEKRERDRDRQREGHGRGRGRPEVIQSHSIFEQGPAEMMKKKGNWDKTVDVSDMGPSHIINIKKEKRETDEETKQILRMLEKDDFLDDPGLRNDTRNMPVQLPLAHSGWLFKEENDEPDVKPWLTGPKEEDMEVDVPAVKVKEEPRDEEEAKMKAPPKAARKTPGLPKDVSVAELLRELSLTKEEELLFLQLPDTLPGQPPTQDIKPIKTEVQGEDGQMVLIKQEKDREAKLAENACTLADLTEGQVGKLLIRKSGRVQLLLGKVTLDVTMGTACSFLQELVSVGLGDSRTGEMTVLGHVKHKLVCSPDFESLLDHKHR